GCTCCTCTGACAGCATCACCTCTTTTTGAAGGGCTATTATAAAGCCAGACTTGTGGATGTGATCTAAGATCTCTTCTGCAAAATCAgggatatgaaataaaaaagaaaacatagcAGTCTACCTAAAATAAGCATGTGCATTTTCACTGCGTTGTACAGTGTCATTCAACACCTTTGGTGAAGGAGTCAAGGAGCAGTCTCACTGTTAATATGAGCTGTTATTGAAGGTGTATCTGTGCTTGCCCACGTGTGTACTTGTGCATTTGGCATGAGCCCCACCTCTGTTCTCCCTGGCAACGTCGGGGCGGATGAGAGCCAGTGTCCTCTCCACATGCTCTTCCTCCCCATCCTGCTCTATTACCGAGGCCGTCCGAAAGTTGGGGAAGAAGAAGGCGAGCTCCCTGCTGGCCTGGTCGCTGTCCTCACTACCGTGCACTGCGTTGAACAGTGTCTCTGTGCCGTATTGTGCCCGCAAGCTGCAGGAAGCCAGgggggagaaaggagaggagaccAGATGGTTGCTCGGCTGGTGCTCAACCAGAGAGAAGCATAATGTTTGGGTGTGTCTGATGGAGCAGGCGACAATGtgctttttgttcctttttccaGACTCCAGATTGTTTCGCACTGTTGCAATCAGCAGTGCAGAGATAAATGTCGATGCTGCAAACAAATGTTGTTCTTCCCAGAAATTATAATTTCACTTAATGACACTGGATCATATGCATAATTTCCAGTAACTAACCTTtctggcttttctctcttggcTTCTTCTATGTCTGCTGGGCCAATAAACTCACGCCATGCCGGTACAACGGTGGCAGATCCCTCTACCTGAGAGAGTACTAGAATATGGGAGGGACCACTGGACATAAACTGCACCAAATCCTCGAAGCATGCCTACAAACCATCAACACATACAAAGAGCAGGCGGTACACAGACACATATGTTAATGCACTGAATACAaaacctgcaaaaacaaatacatgtaTAAGTCATGCCCATTTATTATTTTCTCAGCAGTAGTATTTCACAGGCTTTTCtcacatattttaaatttttgtatctataacaATTTggtttcatcaaaaacagcaccataagcaaaatagaaaaaaaaaagctgcttacACAGCAACTCTATTTTGAGCCCTGTGCTAAAATGCAGATGGATGTGTCATGTGTAGCAAAGTAACTGAATGATTTTTGCACTGGTCGTGACTGCTCTGCTCCCAGTATGTTGACTCAGAATATTAATGGCCCTGGCTAACATCACAAACATTCACTGCATCATCATCAGTTTTCCTCACTTTGACTTGAATGCCAATCTATGCAATGAGCCTCTGTCTGTGAGAAGAATTGTCTTTTTGTTATTCTATACCACTCCCCTCTATTTCGCTATACCGCACCTCTGCTGCTTTGTGTTGGTAAAAATCTCGAGCTTCAGCCTCCGTCAGCGTGCGTTCCTCATGCGCCAGGATCTCAAAGCCAGCATCTTGAATCTATCCAGTAGAATATCAGCATCAACATAATGAATTAATATCAGCAGGAAAGCTTGAGACAATCTTTTCTTCTCCCAATGTGAGCAGTGATCTTCTTTATGTACCTTCATAATAATCTCATTTGCCTTGCCGTGAGCAACGGCGTCTGGTTTAATGATGGCAACTGTGTAGGATTTACTGGCAGGGACTGCAAGAGAAGAGAGGAGCTTGAGTGATGATTTGTAATTCTGACAGAATGcaaaatattccacagaatcAACAGGAAACAACAATGATAAGTAACATCAGCGCTGAAAATACTGCCAATTATATTTTTCCACAGTACCAATTACACTTTCTTCATTTTCTAAATGCTGTGGcaactcctcctcttctttgttCTCCTCATCTGTCAGAGCATTATCTTTCACCTAACAGAGACAcaacaaaggaaataaaaataatgaatccCTAAACATGACTGTCtttacatatgtatgtataaacTACAGCTATGGCTAATGGTGGCTTTAGTATTGTTTAACGTGGCTTTATAAGCTTTATTTTCCACCCAAGAGTCACATAagatatagaaaaaaaacagtaaagtaTTAGGTTGTAACcgggaaatgtttgttatttttgctcCAGTCTTTGCTTAGCTGGATACAATTTAATATATATTCAATTTCATTACATGtctgttttcaggaaaaccaACTTCTCTCTGCAGTCCAGAAAGCAAACAGACTGCAAATTATTAGTAAATGCCAATTTCTCCCAGAGCCCTGTACAGGTTATTTTAACTCGCCAAGCTACTAATAAATTCTAATAAAAATAAcctacaaacaaataaataagtggCTAAAAGCCATCATCCACAGAAGCAATTTTGAAATACTACTGTAGGAAAACAAAACgggtaaataataaaataaacacagactgaTTTGATTTTAGTCACATTGCTTTCAGCACTGGTAACATACACGCTGGCTTACTGTCACGTTGTTATGGACTACTTTACTTAGAACagaaaaattaattaatattaatgctTTAACAAGCCGTGACAAGTCAGCATGTCTGCAGAGAAACACTCTTTTGTTCTGGCAGAaatatgtgtgaatgcatgtgtatAATAAGCTCCTCACCACTTTGCGTTCACCACCTTGCTCCAGGACCAGCTTCTCATTGGCTAGCTCCTCCACAACCATCCTCTGAAGCATGGGAGCGTTTGCCCCACGCAGTACAGCCACCAGCTCCCCACCCTGTTCATTCAACACAAGCCTAGTGATAagttttcaaacatttttttttttacatgtaattTAGCATTTATAAAATGGTGAGATACCAAAAGGCTACAGAGGCCTATGTAATATGGAATatgcaacccccccccaaaaaaaaacaaatcagcaacaAGCTTAGAGAGTGTAATACTCTCTAAGCTTGTTGGTTAGTGAGTATTATGTCTGATCAAAATTAGTGTAATTTCGATCAgacaaataaatatttcaaaagaatattttttttaaattgacatAATATTTTTTCACCACAAGGAGGGGATGGCTCCAAAgccattttcacacacaaactacaggcCTGAAATTTTAGCTGTATCTGAGATGTTCAACTTTAAACAGCCAGCTTGCAAGTACAAAATCTGTGTGCTGGGCCCATGTGAGAACAGTCTAGGGACCTTAATTATTCACATAATACACATCAAGTGAGTGGTGTCATGTTTCCTGGCTGCGCTGACCAGGCACCACCCTCAATTAAACCAAGCACATTGCCAGTAGTGAGAATGTACCTGAAGATGGTTATGTGATGCAAACGATCATCCATAACAAGACTGAATGCTGGCAAGGGAATGCCTGCATATGCTCCTAATATGGGAAGGCCTACACGGCTCTGGCAGTGTGGGTTTGGGCATTTTCCTGCTGAAAGAGATGCTGCTGGTGCGCTGCTGCAAGAATGGGACAAGTAAAGGCTGGAGCGCCTCATCTCGATACTGCCATCTAGTCAGATTTCCACCAAGAACAGTCGGATCAGACATGGTGCTCTCATGGACAAGACTGCAGCAACACATGCCAGCATCCAGCATGCCAATAGCCTGGCCTCGGTCAGCCAGTCAGTTGCAGCATGGTGGGACACGTGACAATATTGTACATACAAAGGGTTTTTTGTGTTCTGTGATCACTTGGCTTGAGACTGCAGTAAATTGAGCCAATTCATAGGAGTTCAAATGACTTATTTGTGTTCGATAAACAAATCACCAATCCCATTTGAACTGAGAATATGTTTGGGCTTTCAAAGACATGCTGAGAAAGGGGATTTAAAGCAAAGATTGAGTCAATATTTTACGGCacaaaacatttctttctttgacTAGCATACTTGCTTATACTTAAATGTAGGTACAGAATAATACAACAAATTACATTTAATAATTGTAATAACCATTACAGGCTACAGGTATCATAAACTGAAATAGACTGAAATAACTAGAGACAGAAGTTgtgtacaaaaaaaacagcaaaacacacaGGCCTGTCTAGCACAGAATAATAGTGTGCTAACACTCTGTTTACTAAGCCATTTTTGCTACATTAAAATCCTATATTCAGCCACTGTGATGATATCTGATATTGTTTATGTTGAAACTGAGattgagacacacacatatatcacTTTGATAAtcagcttttatttaattaaataattcatATAATTATTAACAATCATTTAATATTTGATTTATAGGTTTActtcttttagttttattgcagtttttatttttatttaaaagttagttttcacttttattgaaAAGTGTTTTGTCACATTATATTGGATAATATTCAACTATATACAGTTCTACATATTTGAGATTATGCttaatttaataaagaaatttccCAACCTTTGAGATAAGCAAAGTATACTGTATCTTATCTTAGTAATGAAGCACTGAACACACATTTTGTCGTTGAACTATACAGTCAACTATATAGTATATAGCCAACTAGCCACATTTTTAGGCATATACATACCTTACTAGTACTGGGTTTGACCCCTTTTTGCCTTAAGTTCTGCCTttattcttcatggcatagattcagtaagttgctggaaacattccttagAGTTTTTTGGCCATATTCACATgaaagcatcacacagttgctgtagaTTTCGATTTGACTGCACGTCCACAATACAAATCGTTCATTCCACCACattccaaaggtgctctattggattcagatctggtgactggaggccatttgagtacagagAACTCACTGTCATATTCAGGAAACCAATTTGAGATGACTGAGCTTTGAGCTTTAAGATagatacactgtggtcataaaaggattgacatggtcagcaacaatactctagtaggctgtggcatttaaacaattATTAGTTGGCACAAAGTGTGCCAAAAAATATCTCCCACACCATTATACCACCAGCAGAATGAACAGTTGGTACAAAGGATGAATGGatgcatgttttcatgttgtttatgccaaattctgaccctaccctCACAtcaccaggcaacatttttccagttttccaTTGTGAGtgatgccacattcaaagtcgcTTAAATTACATTTCTCCCCATTTTGAAGCTCTGAACTTCAGCATGTCATTCTGACCACGTCTACTTGCCTAAAAGCATTAAGTTGCTCCTGTGTTGAGCATATTGGGTTGACTGATTACATTGTTGTGCTACTGAGCAGTTGAATAAGTGTACCTAATAGAGTGgcaagccacacacacacacacacacacacacacacacacacacagacacacactcaccccATAGAAGAGGAAGGTGGGTTCACATTTCCCTCGATACCTCTCCAAAACATCAATGCTGTCTGCTTCGGCCtgcaccaaaacacacacacacacacacacacaatttcaaAGGTCCTTCTCTGAAAATTTTAAAttcttcatattttttattGACTCTTCTTACTGTGGCAAAATGAAGCAAGTCATCACCCAGTTCATTCTTTATTTTTCGCAGGAGACTAACCACAGCACGACAGGGACCACACCACTGCTGATACACATCTACGACTGCAATGAGAAAGTCAGCAACtgattgtgtgcgtgtgtgtgtgtacaagacAGGAGGACAGAAAGGAGGGGTGGCAGGCTGGTACAATTATCACACTGAGCACAGGGGGGCAGCATAACACAGCAAATAAGTAACCACGATGCCAGCAGTCCTTCACATCACGCTGTAACATCTTTATAACAGTTCTTGTGGAGCGTTCATTTTTATTAGGAGAACAGGTCTTTTACCGATGAAAGTCTTACCTGTTAAACCCTTGGTTGCAAGCATCTCTTCCCACTGCTCTTGGTTTGTGACGGAAGCCTGGATATGAAAAGACAAACTGTTATCCCCAGGGATGATAAAAGtagctttaaaaaacacaaaatcacaaaaGCACAACCTGCAGCGTTGCCTCCTTTTTCTTGCCTGCCATTTGTCTCGTAGGTCAACTTAAACGATATATttaaactaaaaatataaaactactGAGCGCAGAGTAATATGGTAAAAAGAAAAGGATAAAGCTTAATTAGCCAAAATGCTAACACGCCGAAATATTTCCTCAGATGGTGCTCGCGCTTGTTTGGCCCCTTGGTTGCTAAGCAACGCCGCCTTCCGCTTCCCGAAGTCATCCCAGGATCAGACTGTTGCTTGTACTATCTTCAATAATTAATGCTAAGGCAGGCCGCATTTTCCTCCTGCCAGGTTAATGTATCACGGCAGTAAAAAGAAGGCATCTCTGAGCGGAAGCACACAAACCTGTTTAACTTTTGGATCCAGTTTTTACATGGAAAACTGCAGAAAAACCTCTCTATCAGCGGACCCTGCGGGCTCATTAGGAAAAAAACTAAAGCACAGGAGGTCAACTTAGCTACCGCTGTGTTACACGTAAGCACATAGCTTTCATTTATTCATGTGTATTATATTCTATATCAATAATTAATAATCTGTTTTCTTGTTGATTTGTTTGCAAAGGTTCATACAAGATATAAAACGCCCTCTTAGGGGAATTCAGGGGTTCAACGTTATTACACTGAATATAAAAATAGCAGAAAAGctaaatcaaagtgaaaaacacTGTGAGCTTACCAGTGTCTAAATCAATGactgtataaaatataaaaattttaTACAGTCATTGGTCTAAATGATAGCAATACTGCACACAGAGTGTGGCCTTCTTGATCAGCTTATCAAGAcaaaatagttttgttttttaaaaagtaaatatgtAGCTATAATACTGTGCAAAACTCTTGGGCCACTCCTGGTTTCTTTAGATTTTGCCAGTAGGTAATTTTTAAAGTGATCATTAGCATTAGCTCTCCATTGGTCGCTTTCCTTTCCTCTTCTCTTCAGTTCTTTGTgccgttttgttttgtttttgtttttttaatttgttaagccacttaacactgacctatgaatcattcaagcataaaaaggaaACCTAGCTCAGGGGATAAACCAGtcttgtgtctacacataacagagaACTAAGAACCAATTTCAGATGATATCTTTAGGCATTTCTTTTACCGACATCTTGttgttaaaaaacacatttgttacAATTTCTTCAGTCGAATCTATGAATACTGGCAAAGATAACAGTTttacaggcataaaatagtatttttgcaagCCAAAAACTTgacatatctcagcatggtgtgtgGTGTGTCTTTAAAGGAAAGTGGGCAAGTAGAGGAACAAAGAAGAAATGCCAGACCTAAAacactatctacagcagatgaacagtatacTCATGTCCTTTAAAACTGGGAAAAAGTCCAGCAAATACCTGACACAGGACATGAGAGATCCATCTGAACCTtaagttgatccatctactgtatATTGAAGTCTCTACAGAAATTATATCATTGGAAGCATGGCTGTCAAAAAGCCATTTTTAAGGAAatgaaacagggagaaaaggctgggGTATTTAGGCCAAATTACACAACAACCGGACTGAAAATCTGTGGCAAAAGGTCTATAGTCAAACATCAAAATTGGAAATTTTTGGTTAAAATCACTAATAGTACTTATGGAGAAggaaaatattacaaaataagGGTGGTTAAAgatttttgcacaatactgtacTTTAAAATATGTGTATGCTGACCAAAGACCTTTAAACCAATAAGATAAGAAAAAGAATACAGTATATTCTCTAATTATTTGGCTGTGAAGGCTGCACGGTATGGTATATAGAGACTCTGCAGTCTGTTTTCAAAATACCATTTTGTTTTCTAAGGTGAATTTAATTTATGTGGTGTAAGAAAGCAAGCTCAGTAAGTAAGTTAGCAAATCACCAGTGTATTCATGTCTGCATTAGGAAAAGTTAATTGCAAACTGTACATCTGGTGCTTTGTATTCCTGGATAAACATGTATTTAACAGATTAAGGTGCACAAGCAAAGTGACTGTAgctacattttaatgaatatgtTTAATGGATTTAATTTATTCTTATGTGCAGAGTTAGATCGTGTCTTCACCATCTGTAATTACCAGAAAATAACATTTTGTCAAGATttaattttggggtttttttgtggttCTGGATAATCCTTATCTGCCACGCAAACAAACCATTAGTCAAACCAAAGTTGTGCTTGCTGTTATTGTAGGAAGCTGTAAGCATATATCAAGAGTTTAACATTGACAACCTGTGTGGGTTGCGTTTGATCGCAGGAGATTGACAATGGTAGAGAAACATAAGCAGATGGCAAAACCAGAAATTATTTACAAGTTTAATACCACAAAATGTACAGAAAAACCCTTTGTATCAGTTTAGTCTGTTGATGTGTAATAGATGATTTTGCACTACATTTGTCATGTAAATAAATGATCTTCCCACTGTATGGTATGTGGGTGTGGAACAGATGTCACTTCTCTGGGACTGCATATGAAGCCCAGGTATACACAGGCCCTTTGAATTGTTTTGTTATTTGCTATGCtgcaaataaaattaaacaaaaaaaataaataaaaaaataccttTGTGGACATTTATAAACAGTGAGCAGATATTATCACTTACCAGCCATTACCAGTGATTGAATGTggcagaacaaacaaaaacaatacttggattctttatttaattttttaatgaatatttaataGTATTCTCCCAGCCTTTCATGACAGGTGGACACGATCCTGGTTCTGGCAgggtttcttcctcttaaaaaggagttttttcttcccactgttgccaagtgcttgcttaaaggattttcactgtattattttaaggtctcgactttacaatataaagggtATTGAgccaactgctgttgtgatttggtgttaaataaataaaattgaattgaaatggtGTTTAATTGCCTTTTGCATTAAATTTTGTGGAatcatgtgttttgttttgttttgttgtggtgtgtttttttgtgtattgttttgctttattttaactAAATCCTTTACTTTACACGACTCTCTCATGAAATATAACCAAAATAACTGAAACTGTGCTCTCCAGCGATGTGGATTAACATGACCTTGACTCTGCAAACACAGCCTATAAACATCTTTTGTGAGTCATGATCATGAGTTGGAATAAGTCTGTAACCTTAGTTCATCCCACTCTGTGTAAGGTGTGTTTGTTCCTTGAGTGTGAAAAGGGACACGGTCTACTGGCTGCCTGTTGCCTGTTGTCATTATACCTGTTTTTGTTCCCACCTTTTACCATTTGGGTTGTGTTTTATGTGCTGGGCATTCTAGTAGAATGTGAGTCTTATATAAAAAagtcattattatcattattgctGTTGGAATAATTAATAGCTTCCCTagtatttattttctctgccCTTTGTCTCACTTCCATTTTTGTTCCTTAGTCCCActgtgtttctttgttcattgttggtgttgactgtgtttgtttctttgggtCTTTTCATGTTTTACTTTCAGGTTAGTTTTCCTGCATGGTCCGTTTCCTGATCATTTTCACCTGTCATTGATTGCATGTTCATATCTCACCCTCTTCTGTGTCTAATCTGTAATCACATCATTAGATACACGCAAGTACCTGGTTGGGCcttcttttgccttcagaactccCTCAAATCTTCAAGGGATAGATTCAATAAGgtactggaaacattcctctgagattttagtccatattgacatgataacaTCACTCAGCCATCAGAAGTTGGGTAGgtatactgtggtcataaatGTGCTGGGCTTGGTCGGCAATAATATTCAGGTAGGCTGTGTGTAAATGATACTCACTTAATTAAGGGGTCCAAAGAGTGCAGAGAAAACATACCCGACATCATTAGCCTGAACCTTTGATGccaggcaggatggatccatgcgtTCATATTTTTTATGACAAATTCTGACCtattagctgacaggagtggcaactggtgtggtcttctgctgattcagtGTGCTGTGTGGTCACcaatgctcttctgcacaccttGGTGTAATTTAGGATTATTTGAATTACTTTTTACATATCAGTTGAAAGCAATCAAACCATTCTTCTCTGGCTTTAAGATAGCGTTTTCATCCAGAGAAATGCcattcactggatattttttctcttttggacCATTTTCACTTAGATGGTTGTGTGAGAAAATTATATACTCAACATCTTGGCAACAGCCACACAACATTCAAGGTGACTTGAATTAACTTTGTTCTTGTGATGTTCTTTGGATTTACTCTCTGTCTCACCTGTGTTTTGGATTCCTGTTTACTTTATgggctttgtttttttaggtcTTTGGTTACTTACAGTTTACTAAGCTAAATCCTCTATGTCATATCATATCACATACACTGTAGTCCAGTAGTAGTGTAGActacagatgacagcttacagaaTGTGTTTGGATTGGACCCAAACCACCAACCAGTTTAGTACATTCAGCACTTCCAGTAATAATTTTATTGTTTCTGCAGTAGCACATTCACTTGGGTTTTGAGTATTGGTTGGACAGGATGAGGCATCTAAAGACATCAACATGGACTTGATGACTTGCATTTTTGCAGTGTATTTGCAGCAATAGACACTAAAACCCTCTTTATTATTGCATCAATTCTCACTTTATGAAAGAGGAATACTGATGAACTTGGGTGCCATTTTTAAGCAGAATGATCTATTCCTGTTCCCCTCCCAGGCCCATTAcacaaatgaaattaaaataattagcTGTTGAAACATTATCCACTGGCCCTCATTTTTGGTATTTCATTCACGCTCCTTGTGTACTACAAAATTTCCCACCATCCCACTTTTAACTCTTTAAGCTCGGGTTTGTGTTCAGTGTTGATTTAAGCTGAAACTGCTTCTTATGCACTTTTGAGGTAAAGACCAAAGGGGCATTGGTGTTAGAGCTCTCCATACTTTCTTACTTTGCGCTCTCCTGACGCCTTTGAGCGGCTGCCCTTCAActataacattttatttgaaagtgaAATAGGTCCTCTAAAGAGATCAGACCACTTTTGCATGCTCTTCCCACATGAATTTCAATGAACTGCTGCACTTAAGCGGTTCAGCtccacagcctcctccctcacAAACTAAGTGAGCCCAGGAAAAACAAGCCTTGCAATTGGAGTAATTTTGTAAAAGGATGAATCACATCACACTGTGACAGTAAGTGAGAAAGAGAATTATAAAATGAGACACTCAAAATGAAATGCCAGCGTCCTTTTATTTTAGCGACAACAGCTGTACAGTTTGTTGTTTTGCTCCCACTGTGCTGTATGTGGCGTATGACACATTTCTATTAGTAACCCCGTGTCTCGCTCTGAGCTCATTACGTGGCCAGATGGGAACAACAATCACCTCCTTCCATCACCACAGCTGTGACAAGGTCCTGACACGTCCACAGAAATAAGATCTGtcctgtgtttctgtgctgCGTTTCATCATGAAGGAGGGTGATTGCTTATGTTCTATCAAGTCGATGAGAAACATTGATTTGATGGTTTAGTCTCATGTGTCCAATTGAAATTTTGACCTTTGTACCATCAAATGCCATCAGTAAGgtctgctgctggctgaatgaTGAACAGATATGCATCTGCCCTATGCTCATTCAACACGGTAACGATGTGCTGATCCCTAAATCAATATGTCACATGGTTG
This DNA window, taken from Oreochromis niloticus isolate F11D_XX linkage group LG16, O_niloticus_UMD_NMBU, whole genome shotgun sequence, encodes the following:
- the nme9 gene encoding thioredoxin domain-containing protein 3 homolog isoform X7, whose translation is MAGKKKEATLQASVTNQEQWEEMLATKGLTVVDVYQQWCGPCRAVVSLLRKIKNELGDDLLHFATVQAEADSIDVLERYRGKCEPTFLFYGGGELVAVLRGANAPMLQRMVVEELANEKLVLEQGGERKVVKDNALTDEENKEEEELPQHLENEESVIVPASKSYTVAIIKPDAVAHGKANEIIMKIQDAGFEILAHEERTLTEAEARDFYQHKAAEACFEDLVQFMSSGPSHILVLSQVEGSATVVPAWREFIGPADIEEAKREKPESLRAQYGTETLFNAVHGSEDSDQASRELAFFFPNFRTASVIEQDGEEEHVERTLALIRPDVARENREEILDHIHKSGFIIALQKEVMLSEEQVRQFYCQHVEEDYFPALLQTMTSGPVLALALARKGAVSHWKTILGPSDINKAKEESPDCLRAQFAVENKPINQLHGSGSREEAEREISFFFPKQQTLAVIKPDAMEEHREAILEEIRGRGFSVTRLKETVLSREMAEEFYKEHREKPFFNQLVEFMCRGPCMMLVLTKENAVEEWRAMMGPTDPNKARETSPESLRARFAADILHNSVHGSSNEQHAEEKIRFIFGDISTDAELTSDDPISEEEKAAEKNTEIIESSTEEISSSREGGVSRRHTQEAL
- the nme9 gene encoding thioredoxin domain-containing protein 3 homolog isoform X6, which encodes MAGKKKEATLQASVTNQEQWEEMLATKGLTVVDVYQQWCGPCRAVVSLLRKIKNELGDDLLHFATVQAEADSIDVLERYRGKCEPTFLFYGGGELVAVLRGANAPMLQRMVVEELANEKLVLEQGGERKVVKDNALTDEENKEEEELPQHLENEESVIVPASKSYTVAIIKPDAVAHGKANEIIMKIQDAGFEILAHEERTLTEAEARDFYQHKAAEACFEDLVQFMSSGPSHILVLSQVEGSATVVPAWREFIGPADIEEAKREKPESLRAQYGTETLFNAVHGSEDSDQASRELAFFFPNFRTASVIEQDGEEEHVERTLALIRPDVARENREEILDHIHKSGFIIALQKEVMLSEEQVRQFYCQHVEEDYFPALLQTMTSGPVLALALARKGAVSHWKTILGPSDINKAKEESPDCLRAQFAVENKPINQLHGSGSREEAEREISFFFPKQQTLAVIKPDAMEEHREAILEEIRGRGFSVTRLKETVLSREMAEEFYKEHREKPFFNQLVEFMCRGPCMMLVLTKENAVEEWRAMMGPTDPNKARETSPESLRARFAADILHNSVHGSSNEQHAEEKIRFIFGDISTDAELTSDDPISAKEEEKAAEKNTEIIESSTEEISSSREGGVSRRHTQEAL
- the nme9 gene encoding thioredoxin domain-containing protein 3 homolog isoform X4, which produces MAGKKKEATLQASVTNQEQWEEMLATKGLTVVDVYQQWCGPCRAVVSLLRKIKNELGDDLLHFATVQAEADSIDVLERYRGKCEPTFLFYGGGELVAVLRGANAPMLQRMVVEELANEKLVLEQGGERKVVKDNALTDEENKEEEELPQHLENEESVIVPASKSYTVAIIKPDAVAHGKANEIIMKIQDAGFEILAHEERTLTEAEARDFYQHKAAEACFEDLVQFMSSGPSHILVLSQVEGSATVVPAWREFIGPADIEEAKREKPESLRAQYGTETLFNAVHGSEDSDQASRELAFFFPNFRTASVIEQDGEEEHVERTLALIRPDVARENREEILDHIHKSGFIIALQKEVMLSEEQVRQFYCQHVEEDYFPALLQTMTSGPVLALALARKGAVSHWKTILGPSDINKAKEESPDCLRAQFAVENKPINQLHGSGSREEAEREISFFFPKQQTLAVIKPDAMEEHREAILEEIRGRGFSVTRLKETVLSREMAEEFYKEHREKPFFNQLVEFMCRGPCMMLVLTKENAVEEWRAMMGPTDPNKARETSPESLRARFAADILHNSVHGSSNEQHAEEKIRFIFGDISTDAELTSDDPISAKEEEKAAEKNTEIIESSTEEISSSREDDPQTGGSIDPEHSN
- the nme9 gene encoding thioredoxin domain-containing protein 3 homolog isoform X1 produces the protein MAGKKKEATLQASVTNQEQWEEMLATKGLTVVDVYQQWCGPCRAVVSLLRKIKNELGDDLLHFATVQAEADSIDVLERYRGKCEPTFLFYGGGELVAVLRGANAPMLQRMVVEELANEKLVLEQGGERKVVKDNALTDEENKEEEELPQHLENEESVIVPASKSYTVAIIKPDAVAHGKANEIIMKIQDAGFEILAHEERTLTEAEARDFYQHKAAEACFEDLVQFMSSGPSHILVLSQVEGSATVVPAWREFIGPADIEEAKREKPESLRAQYGTETLFNAVHGSEDSDQASRELAFFFPNFRTASVIEQDGEEEHVERTLALIRPDVARENREEILDHIHKSGFIIALQKEVMLSEEQVRQFYCQHVEEDYFPALLQTMTSGPVLALALARKGAVSHWKTILGPSDINKAKEESPDCLRAQFAVENKPINQLHGSGSREEAEREISFFFPKQQTLAVIKPDAMEEHREAILEEIRGRGFSVTRLKETVLSREMAEEFYKEHREKPFFNQLVEFMCRGPCMMLVLTKENAVEEWRAMMGPTDPNKARETSPESLRARFAADILHNSVHGSSNEQHAEEKIRFIFGDISTDAELTSDDPISAKEEEKAAEKNTEIIESSTEEISSSREGVHIKKKGIPIQGLDPLESALLQNLSCFRIDEKAIEYFHHFTKTGMRYWYLYVY
- the nme9 gene encoding thioredoxin domain-containing protein 3 homolog isoform X3 codes for the protein MAGKKKEATLQASVTNQEQWEEMLATKGLTVVDVYQQWCGPCRAVVSLLRKIKNELGDDLLHFATVQAEADSIDVLERYRGKCEPTFLFYGGGELVAVLRGANAPMLQRMVVEELANEKLVLEQGGERKVVKDNALTDEENKEEEELPQHLENEESVIVPASKSYTVAIIKPDAVAHGKANEIIMKIQDAGFEILAHEERTLTEAEARDFYQHKAAEACFEDLVQFMSSGPSHILVLSQVEGSATVVPAWREFIGPADIEEAKREKPESLRAQYGTETLFNAVHGSEDSDQASRELAFFFPNFRTASVIEQDGEEEHVERTLALIRPDVARENREEILDHIHKSGFIIALQKEVMLSEEQVRQFYCQHVEEDYFPALLQTMTSGPVLALALARKGAVSHWKTILGPSDINKAKEESPDCLRAQFAVENKPINQLHGSGSREEAEREISFFFPKQQTLAVIKPDAMEEHREAILEEIRGRGFSVTRLKETVLSREMAEEFYKEHREKPFFNQLVEFMCRGPCMMLVLTKENAVEEWRAMMGPTDPNKARETSPESLRARFAADILHNSVHGSSNEQHAEEKIRFIFGDISTDAELTSDDPISEEEKAAEKNTEIIESSTEEISSSREGVHIKKKGIPIQGLDPLESALLQNLSCFRIDEKAIEYFHHFTKTGMRYWYLYVY